A portion of the Caenorhabditis elegans chromosome III genome contains these proteins:
- the cdh-12 gene encoding Cadherin domain-containing protein (Confirmed by transcript evidence), translating into MSIVYVFLLLFSTAMWQNEARAQVTVLRDANRDVMSAMPRFDRETYRFSINENQQPEVIGFVRAFHSAISSSESVRLTYSLIAPAHIDELPFEIHEQSGEVSTSRPLDTEQKKFYRFQVRACLTQTICSTSDVIVEVVDVNDNPPIFTNRKLEATVESDVPPGTRIVKLFAKDADAGNNSRLSFALMSENEPFSIDPNSGQLTTSQSLTRPLYTILVSVSDAGVPQRSDTAEVTVVVKGTNPSPPAFDQKEYKAVIAAPIRAGQVIGEVRATDPDPGMEGLVTYKLLRSDNNDHQKFMINSKTGVISAISPLSLEDGPIELGIEATDNGKNLKRKVKTNMKIDIIDSKTLKFLPLPTTVYISTEKAVGSVILRVSAVSTDNENIKFRALQENSQFVMDGDLLRVANHLVEGESILSIRAETDTVHVDHQLKVIVMSDRDKYPVFPQLTYDFDVSTDGHFPRIVHQFNAKLGAGTLRYTFFPPSPAPAGFYLDDKTGELFVTSQYPETKRETVFVVVRAVNMQANKFYSDVGVAITPVSTTNPTLRFQQPNYNFEVYESLGEGEAIGTISVTGSTSPAKLSLSPDTSFLGIHQNGTLFLAQKVDAEEIESLSQEFTVLAESSGKENPETARALIHVAIRDVNEFQPEFDEDDVEFSLERGVATPGATIGRVQAHDQDVSEKNRLIYRVVGGSGRKLVFIQEDGTIIVGDEQIPAAVDEFDLIIEAVDRNGNHDSTHVIVYIDGAPTSSTEEHEPLFPAEPLVWNVTEGTTQSFQLQTASDDVIYRIVGGNDDGLFELSSRGELKIVSELDRTRQKSYTLQVEAKKSGVAKVAEVTVNINPTISNAHAPKFTRDHYSGTVPLDAPIGFPIVTMEAFDEDDDPVQYTFKGTGCADQLGIDNSGRVAYKVAMKDRTTGSLECTVVVSDGEHSAETMLTLLVQENEEVETPQKPPNHAPTFSMAEYTFTIPQNSTDLGTVMATDPDGDLIDFSIEPTEYRNLFHVDSSGRIFVRGPLEQQRYSFLVVAEDRGSPILSSFVNVKVLVEATQEQLDPEASSPQHFQFSQAVYSWRVESGLPVGSIVGFVKPVGVTDGISYSFISGDYLAIDSDGRVAVVKPLTETVNDVVIAMKNGEILAETRIFVGVEPSEATTRILGPVTTTQVPSTEAPATSTQSSEESPSSRTSELPTLPPATPRITSRPSQLTLAPTEDISMVSTEQGPTLAPIDLPTRAVTGRVIPLDSGRFTFTSPIYSAFSLEGDFKSGIELEIKPTLAVQGSSEPPSFSIEDTTLPFFLTPEGKLIMFEADRERHESYLFTIVAKAQGQMARARLNVTILDVNDNYPRFQAHPDAVGISRTMHLGSPIYQLKAVDLDKFPDNQVTYSLNSPWISIDSREGLLRVNGDLQAAPESLDLTVEAQDSGKPPLKSETHLRILIFKQNIPKFLETPLEVTQIPTKMAPGAHIKTLLAGPTVSEQDTILYRLVDTVNGLFEIKHAGELVLARRPLDNEAGREYQLNVTAENSKGTDWVVLPIFVEGRLSSTNTPSTSCQFQQKVYRAQVMENSGAHDAVVRVQAGCQKKFRYAFHTQSKEFEIDSQSGQIYTTEPLDRETKSTYFLTVNVIEQNRKRQSDVQVEQLSSKLSPWQTLVVVTVLDDNDNAPVFLHMLPDSTLAAVVDQNANLMSPVTHLQARDLDVLPGNLKFELEGPEADSFFLNSTNGLVQLAKSLEKSDVEHFELQATVTDGKHAVHVPLNIYVLSVDTNVVQLTKNTPHSDIDPSAVERKLTEILGMDTRILVAQPFVSDDGKTDMKKSHVFVYSLDNLSQKPISRDELKRLLMAHSDGLHPLQISSVSLLSTGNAAGNGQFLLTVVLLVVLIALLLFICALIMCCAKRRARNTAGVMEGAYMINSVGSGPRPYDVENISRLTAQNVLAGRPLPDPQEHRIDMSSNDTDIALERDDTTREFSNSVRERPTLLQSALQRQNIHPSIANDEELKKF; encoded by the exons ATGTCCATCGTTTATGTGTTTTTATTACTGTTTTCAACTGCCATGTGGCAAAATGAG gCCCGTGCTCAAGTCACAGTCCTCCGAGACGCCAATCGAGATGTTATGTCAGCGATGCCACGTTTCGACCGGGAAACTTATCGATTTTCGATCAATGAGAACCAGCAACCAGAAGTTATCGGTTTTGTGAGG GCTTTCCACTCCGCGATCTCCTCATCCGAGTCAGTTCGTCTAACCTATTCTCTAATTGCTCCGGCTCACATTGACGAGCTCCCATTCGAAATCCATGAGCAATCTGGAGAAGTTAGCACTTCCCGACCTCTGGACACGGAGCAAAAGAAGTTTTATCGGTTCCAA GTTCGAGCCTGCCTAACCCAAACAATATGCTCCACAAGTGACGTCATCGTAGAAGTCGTCGATGTCAACGATAATCCTCCAATTTTCACGAATCGCAAGCTAGAAGCAACTGTGGAAAGCGATGTGCCTCCAGGAACAAGAATTGTGAAGCTTTTCGCAAAAGATGCGGATGCCGGGAATAATAGCAGATTGTCGTTTGCCTTGATGTCGGAGAATG AGCCCTTCTCCATCGACCCAAACTCTGGACAACTCACCACCTCACAAAGCCTCACCCGACCACTTTACACAATTCTGGTGTCAGTCTCCGACGCCGGAGTACCCCAAAGAAGCGACACCGcggaggttactgtagtggttAAAGGCACAAACCCATCTCCGCCAGCATTTGATCAAAAGGAGTATAAGGCGGTGATTGCCGCACCGATTCGTGCTGGACAAGTGATTGGAGAAGTCCGCGCTACGGATCCGGATCCAGGAATGGAGGGATTAGTCACTTATAAGCTTTTGAG ATCTGACAACAATGACCACCAAAAGTTCATGATCAACTCGAAAACCGGAGTTATCAGTGCAATCAGTCCCTTGTCACTTGAAGACGGACCAATCGAGCTAGGAATCGAGGCAACTGACAATGGCAAGAACCTGAAGAGAAAAGTGAAGACCAAcatgaaaatcgatattatcGATTCGAAAACTCTCAAGTTTCTGCCTCTCCCGACTACCGTATACATTTCGACTGAAAAGGCAGTGGGAAGTGTGATTTTACGAGTTTCGGCAGTGTCAACTGACAATGAGAATATCAAATTCCGAGCGCTCCAGGAAAATTCGCAGTTTGTAATGGATGGTGATTTGTTgaga gTCGCCAATCACCTGGTAGAGGGAGAATCGATTTTATCGATTCGTGCAGAAACCGACACGGTCCATGTAGATCATCAGCTAAAAGTTATAGTGATGTCGGATAGGGATAAATACCCGGTATTCCCACAACTGACTTATGATTTTGACGTCTCCACGGACGGGCACTTCCCGCGAATTGTGCACCAGTTTAACGCCAAACTGGGTGCTGGGACACTTCGCTACACATTTTTCCCGCCGAGCCCCGCACCTGCCGGCTTCTACCTCGACGATAAGACTGGAGAGCTGTTCGTGACGTCACAGTACCCGGAAACCAAACGGGAAACGGTTTTTGTGGTGGTACGGGCGGTGAATATGCAGGCAAACAAGTTCTACTCGGATGTTGGG gtcGCCATTACCCCAGTATCCACGACAAATCCCACTCTTCGATTCCAGCAGCCAAACTATAATTTTGAAGTCTACGAGAGCCTTGGTGAAGGAGAAGCTATTGGTACCATTTCTGTG actgGTTCAACGTCCCCGGCAAAGCTGTCTCTGTCCCCGGATACCTCATTCCTAGGAATTCATCAAAATGGAACCCtatttttggcccaaaaagtTGACGCTGAggaaattgaaagtttgagTCAAGAATTCACAGTTTTGGCTGAAAGTTCGGGAAAAGAAAACCCTGAGACCGCCCGCGCGCTAATCCACGTAGCGATTCGTGACGTCAACGAGTTCCAGCCAGAGTTTGACGAAGATGACGTGGAATTTTCGCTGGAAAGGGGCGTGGCCACTCCCGGAGCAACTATCGGAAGAGTTCAGGCTCACGATCAGGATGTTAGTGAGAAAAATCGTTTGATCTACCGTGTGGTGGGCGGATCCGGCAGGAAGCTGGTGTTCATTCAGGAGGATGGGACAATTATTGTGGGCGATGAGCAGATTCCGGCGGCGGTGGACGAATTCGATTTGATTATTGAAGCTGTTGATCGGAATGGAAATCAT GACTCCACCCACGTCATCGTCTACATCGACGGAGCCCCCACCTCTTCCACCGAGGAGCACGAGCCGTTATTTCCTGCCGAGCCCCTTGTCTGGAACGTTACTGAGGGCACGACGCAGAGTTTCCAACTACAAACTGCAAGTGATGATGTCATCTACCGCATAGTGGGTGGGAACGACGACGGGCTCTTTGAGCTCAGCTCGAGGggcgagctgaaaattgtctcAGAGCTCGATAGAACTCGCCAGAAGTCATATACCCTGCAAGTTGAGGCTAAGAAAAGTGGAGTCGCGAAGGTTGCTGAAGTTACCGTTAATATCAATCCGACAATTTCCAACGCCCACGCACCAAAATTCACGAGAGATCATTACTCGGGTACCGTACCCCTGGACGCCCCCATAGGCTTCCCCATAGTCACCATGGAGGCCTTTGATGAGGATGATGACCCAGTACAGTACACCTTTAAAGGCACAGGCTGTGCCGATCAGCTTGGTATTGATAATTCAGGCCGTGTGGCTTATAAGGTCGCTATGAAAGATCGCACAACGGGAAGCTTGGAGTGCACGGTGGTGGTTAGCGATGGGGAGCACTCCGCGGAGACAATGCTGACACTTTTGGTGCAGGAGAATGAGGAAGtgga aacaccCCAAAAGCCTCCAAACCACGCGCCAACCTTCTCAATGGCCGAGTACACCTTCACCATTCCGCAAAACTCCACGGACCTCGGAACTGTGATGGCAACGGATCCAGACGGAGaccttattgatttttcgattgagCCCACCGAATACCGTAACCTTTTCCACGTGGACTCCAGTGGACGGATCTTTGTGCGAGGACCCCTGGAACAACAACGATACAGCTTCCTGGTAGTGGCAGAAGATCGAGGAAGCCCAATTCTATCGTCATTCGTGAATGTGAAGGTTCTTGTGGAAGCCACCCAGGAGCAGTTGGACCCGGAAGCATCGAGCCCTCAACACTTCCAATTCAGCCAGGCAGTGTACTCCTGGCGAGTGGAGTCCGGGCTTCCGGTCGGATCGATCGTAGGATTTGTTAAGCCAGTTGGGGTGACAGATGGGATCTCGTATAGCTTCATCTCGGGAGACTACCTGGCGATCGACAGTGATGGACGGGTTGCTGTGGTGAAGCCGCTTACGGAGACCGTCAATGATGTGGTGATTGCGATGAAGAACGGCGAGATTTTGGCGGAGACTCGGATTTTCGTCGGAGTGGAGCCGTCTGAAGCTACTACTAGGATCCTAGGGCCAGTGACGACTACGCAAGTACCATCCACAGAGGCTCCCGCCACAAGCACCCAGAGCTCGGAAGAGTCCCCTTCATCAAGAACATCAGAGCTTCCGACACTACCTCCAGCAACACCCCGCATCACCTCAAGACCTTCCCAACTAACTCTAGCCCCCACCGAAGACATCTCCATGGTCTCCACTGAACAAGGCCCTACCCTCGCCCCGATCGATCTTCCGACTCGGGCAGTGACCGGAAGGGTGATCCCTCTGGACTCCGGCAGGTTCACCTTTACCAGCCCGATCTACTCAGCGTTCTCTCTGGAAGGAGACTTCAAGTCTGGCATCGAGCTGGAGATCAAGCCGACGCTCGCCGTCCAGGGATCCTCTGAACCTCCGAGCTTCTCCATCGAAGACACAACACTCCCATTCTTCCTCACCCCTGAAGGCAAGCTCATAATGTTCGAAGCGGATCGAGAGCGGCATGAGAGCTACCTTTTCACCATAGTCGCCAAGGCTCAGGGCCAGATGGCTCGGGCTCGGTTGAACGTTACGATCCTCGACGTCAACGACAACTACCCCCGCTTCCAGGCCCATCCGGACGCTGTTGGCATCTCCAGGACTATGCATCTAGGCAGCCCGATTTATCAGTTAAAGGCTGTGGATCTTGATAAATTCCCTGATAACCAGGTCACCTACTCCTTGAATTCTCCATGGATCTCTATAGATTCCCGGGAAGGATTGCTCCGAGTCAACGGAGATCTTCAGGCAGCCCCCGAATCGTTGGATCTAACCGTGGAAGCTCAGGACTCTGGCAAGCCACCGCTCAAATCGGAGACTCACCTGAGAATCCTGATCTTCAAGCAGAACATCCCAAAGTTCCTGGAAACCCCGCTTGAAGTCACGCAAATCCCAACAAAAATGGCTCCAGGAGCACACATCAAGACCCTGCTGGCAGGACCGACTGTCTCGGAGCAGGATACAATTCTCTATCGGCTCGTGGACACCGTCAATGGGCTATTCGAGATTAAGCATGCAGGGGAGCTGGTTTTGGCGAGAAGACCGCTGGATAATGAGGCTGGAAGAGAGTATCAGTTGAATGTGACAGCGGAGAACAGCAAGGGAACCGATTGGGTTGTG CTACCAATCTTCGTGGAAGGCCGACTATCATCAACCAACACCCCATCAACTTCCTGCCAATTCCAACAGAAAGTGTACAGAGCCCAGGTTATGGAAAATTCCGGAGCCCACGACGCTGTAGTCCGAGTTCAAGCCGGTTGCCAGAAGAAATTCAGATACGCGTTCCATACGCAGAGCA aggaaTTCGAAATTGACTCCCAGAGTGGTCAAATCTACACAACTGAGCCATTGGACCGGGAGACTAAGAGCACATATTTCCTGACGGTTAATGTTATTGAGCAGAATCGCAAGAGGCAGAGTGATGTGCAAGTTGAGC aactctCCTCCAAACTCTCCCCATGGCAGACGCTCGTAGTGGTTACGGTACTTGATGACAACGACAACGCCCCCGTATTCCTGCACATGCTCCCAGACTCTACGTTAGCCGCCGTGGTAGATCAAAATGCGAATCTGATGAGCCCGGTGACCCACTTGCAAGCTCGCGACCTTGATGTTTTACCAGGCAATCTGAAATTCGAGCTGGAAGGCCCTGAAGCTGACAGTTTCTTCTTGAACTCTACTAATGGTTTGGTCCAGCTCGCGAAGAGCCTCGAGAAAAGTGACGTGGAGCATTTCGAACTgcaagctacagtaaccgatGGGAAGCATGCTGTGCATGTGCCTTTGAATATCTATGTGCTCTCCGTGGACACAAACGTCGTGCAGCTTACCAAGAATACACCACACTCGGATATTGATCCAAGTGCTGTTGAGAGGAAGTTGACTGAG atcctTGGAATGGACACCCGTATCCTCGTCGCCCAGCCATTTGTATCCGACGACGGCAAGACTGACATGAAGAAGTCCCACGTCTTCGTCTACTCCCTGGACAATCTGAGCCAAAAGCCTATCTCCAGAGATGAGCTCAAACGGCTCTTGATGGCTCATTCCGATGGGCTTCATCCCCTGCAAATCTCCTCAGTTTCGCTTTTATCAACAGGAAATGCGGCTGGAAATGGGCAATTCTTGCTGACAGTCGTCCTACTGGTTGTGCTCATCGCTTTGTTGCTCTTCATTTGTGCATTGATAATGTGTTGTGCCAAACG cCGGGCCCGCAACACCGCTGGAGTCATGGAAGGCGCCTACATGATTAACTCTGTCGGAAGTGGCCCCCGGCCGTATGACGTGGAAAATATTTCACGGCTCACCGCACAGAACGTACTAGCCGGTAGACCCTTGCCGGACCCCCAGGAGCATAG aattgacaTGTCATCCAACGATACGGATATTGCCTTAGAACGTGACGATACTACtagagaattttcaaatagtgtCCGAGAACGGCCAACTCTGTTGCAAAGTGCACTTCAGAGGCAGAAT atCCACCCATCAATTGCCAACGATgaagaattgaagaaattctaa